AGAGGGAATAAACACTAAATTATCAGGGGGGTGATCCATCATTCATAGTTTAGAATCGTCCTCTATGTGATGCTTATTGGGCCCTATAAGCTGACAATGGCAAGAGAATGTTACAACAGTGCATAGCTGCCTGAATGATATATCGGTGACCAGTTGTCATGTGTCCACATAAACATAGCATAAATGAATTTCATCCGATGTACAGTAAATTATTAGTCATTTCTACTTGGGATGGAAATTAATTCTTCCTAAGTACTAAAGAACCTGCAGCCATAATCTCACATAAGCATATATACATATGTGTCAATGATAAAGGGCACACTACAAAAACTTGTTCGAATGATTGGATTGTTATCTTATATTTCCTCAGCTAgcaaaaacttgtataaattaacCAGGTTCTCCTAATAACATACAAACAAGCCTCTTAAATCATATGAAAATGGAATACTTCACTTCACAGGATCCGTAAGGATTCCCAGGCTCCGATTATTTCTGCAGATGACAACCTTGTGTTTATGTCCAGATATTGTTACATGGTGTAAAGAAACTTACGTCGTCATAAGAACTGAAAGTGCTACATTTCCTTTTGATATATAAGTTGCTACATTGGATGCTTGACCTCCAGGACAACATGATACCAGGATAAGACCAGTTGCGAGAGGAGCAGATAATTTCAAAGTCTGCAATGGAATGAAGAACAATAGTGAGCAAAAATAGCAAACATAAATAAGGCTCCAGAAAAGGACCTGATTGATGTTCATAAATaaagttgcaaaaaaaaaaaccctaggaAATTCAGTAATAGTAACATATATTTGTTTAGCATACAAGTCTGATCGTTTTGCTATGGATAAAGCTACAGACAACGTGCCCATACCATAGCAATTACGAAGCCAAGCAAAGGTTTGACTAAATATTGAGCAAGAAATCCTACACCCACCTGTAAATAAAAAATGCATGATTGTGAACATTAACAATTTGTATCTATAAGAACACTAACAAGATAGAGCATCTTAGCATCCTACTGTCCATGGATTTCTCATGCATCTCCTGAAATCTTCAAATGTGAGGGTCAACCCCATGGAAAGCATGAGGAACCCCAAGCCAAGAGTGAAAAGGTCTGTCTCTAACCAAGTAACCTAAAATGGTAAGTTaatatcaattaataataaaattcatTTATCATAAGTAATATAGGAAGCCAATTATCACAAGAAATTCAAATAGAATTGGAGAATCAAAATAAGGTACCATAGATGGTTTGTATATGCCAATGATTGTGCCTATTATAACCTGTCAAAGAAAAGAGTTCATTTCCCCAACCCCAATTCGTGCTTTGGTACTAAGTTAAAACCAAGCTCAGCAAAAACAGGAGATAGACACCGATTAACCACCAACAACGTACCCAAACAGGGAAAAGAGTAGTAAGAAGTTCGACAATCCTCTCATACTGGCTCATTTCAGCTGCTGGACTATTTGGAATCTCCCCTGAAACATTTAATTCAGCTTTGCACAAAACTTGTCTACTCCTGAAATTTAAGTTCCGTGATGAAAAGGTAAGCAAGTAAATATGTTAATCTGTGCTGCGAgacattattacaataataacagaagaaaaaaaaactaaattgcaAAAAACATGGAAACAAATCTCCATGAGTTCAAACAAAATAGATAAAGGAATAGAATAAGATAGCGCTTTTTTTCATTTAGTGATGTTTTATGTAACATTTAATGTTCAAACCTATTTGCCATCCCAGCTGATTGATAAGCAGGTGATTGTGAGCTTGCTCAACATGTAAATGAAAAGTCAACTTATAGCAACAAGAGCATAATTAACTGTCCTAAATTGAACAAAAGAGTAATCATAGTCTTGGAATGAGAACCATTAACCCACACAATTGTTTTCTAATGCATCGCAGAGGTAAGCTATCTCAAGTCAAACattacaaaacaaaaaaaaaaaagagtgaggTAAAAGGAGCAGTTTCTTTCGCCTTGCCTTCATTCAGTTTTATGCCTTGGGCCACGAGCTGTATCAAGTATATATTTTTGAGCTTCATTTACTATATACACAGTGGTAAAACATAAAACTGACATCCAGATTCTGCTCGTCAATATGCATAAAGAAAATCATGAAACTAGAAAATCCAATTCTAATTGGATTACTTTAAACACCTAGCGAGATGAGAAATTTGTATCCATTCTGCCGCAGAAATCCAAGAAATTTATTGCATTCCTCATTTGTGCTTCAGTCCTAGAGTTCGGTTTGCAAACTGAAAAAGGATATACCTCAAAACCGGGACGAGAGGCGATGATGCAGTTGAGCAAGGAAAGCTATCGTTCCTCCCACTCGACGACCCACTTCCCAAGACTACTTTTTCTCAGACAACCAATCAGAAAAAGAGCAGACAGTGAGCGCCATAGCAGGAAGCCGAGAAATCGCTAAAGGGGGCCTTTTTAGAGAGGTGCGCGTACCAAGAGGCGGAGGTCGGGACCTGCAGCCGGCGGAGTACGGCAAACGGGAGAAAGCCACGGAGAACACAGACGGAGATCTACGATCCCTGCGGAGGACCTTAGAAATGGATGCCACATAGGAGGAAGCCACCGCCATTTCCGCCGCAGCCGCCTTCGAAGTAGCAAAATGGAGCAGGAAACGAGGGCTTTGGGAGGGGAGAGGAAGCAACGCTGGGGAGGACGGCGCCAAATCTGCGGGTCTGGAGTTGACTAGTCAGGATTGGGATTGATCTCGAAGGCGGAGGAAGGTGGTGAGGGCGTGGATAACGAGAGGACGACACCATGACATGGCCGCTCCCGATTGTGGCAGCGCGAGGATCCGAGGGGCCACAGCGGACGAAGACGTTGGCGCCGAGCGATGCCGTGGCCAGCATTGCGTCGAGCACTTGGAGAGCAGGGGCGTTGTCCAGGACCGTTGGTTTGTAGTTAGTGTGGCTTGGCCTTTGGGGACTAATTGCGAACCTGTCAAGATTGGGTTCGAGTCTCGCACGTGACAAAGGAGTTAGTGACCCTTTAAGTCGGACCGACGGGAACTGAACCGTCATTTGACCCTTTAAATCGGACCGACCAGAGCTGAACCGTTCACAGAAACTACCATATTCATTATTATCTATTTCACTAAAAATCAACGTTTCAGATGTTTGGGTGAGTATAATCATATTGTACTATAATTAATATCTATTTCATatatttaagtttcaaaatatATAAAT
This genomic stretch from Zingiber officinale cultivar Zhangliang chromosome 7A, Zo_v1.1, whole genome shotgun sequence harbors:
- the LOC122001783 gene encoding probable sodium/metabolite cotransporter BASS2, chloroplastic isoform X1, which codes for MAVASSYVASISKVLRRDRRSPSVFSVAFSRLPYSAGCRSRPPPLVVLGSGSSSGRNDSFPCSTASSPLVPVLRSRQVLCKAELNVSGEIPNSPAAEMSQYERIVELLTTLFPVWVIIGTIIGIYKPSMVTWLETDLFTLGLGFLMLSMGLTLTFEDFRRCMRNPWTVGVGFLAQYLVKPLLGFVIAMTLKLSAPLATGLILVSCCPGGQASNVATYISKGNVALSVLMTTCSTIGAIVMTPLLTKLLAGQLVPVDAAGLAISTFQVVLVPTIVGVLANEYFPKFTKRISTLTPLIGVILTTLLCASPIGQVAEVLKSQGAQLIIPVALLHVAAFALGYWLSRLSTFGESTSRTISIECGMQSSALGFLLAQKHFTNPLVSVPSAVSVVCMALGGSALAVFWRNRPIPANDKDDFQE